In Sphingobacterium zeae, one genomic interval encodes:
- a CDS encoding PKD domain-containing protein — MDRNFIEEGDERNVSKSNPRIYLFIIIFLVVALLAGLIYFFKVYTRSEEKISAKINKTEIYLNEDLIYADNTNGAKKWVWEFGNGDKSTKQQGTYRFNKVGSYVVRLTVNENLREQFFVSVKDSVVHSIAQDTTLFISGSTNGIVLEEIRLEANGPGEIFEWWFGETGKVDAIGKSALYTYTKPGVYQVRLRSDKSSKFATHNIRIVDPAADINQLVTPGKGAQDALNDLKEKIQDIANGADFNSKYSYILSKYLCGDEKVKVNVEMDGQKKQMDIYAYLMGLTFSKGVTINEVTVESASTPNATKECPTLIKVKQSK, encoded by the coding sequence ATGGATAGGAATTTTATTGAAGAGGGCGACGAAAGGAATGTCTCAAAGAGCAACCCTCGTATTTACTTGTTTATCATTATCTTTTTGGTCGTCGCTCTTTTAGCAGGGTTGATTTATTTCTTCAAGGTCTATACGCGATCGGAAGAGAAGATTAGCGCCAAAATTAATAAAACTGAAATTTACCTAAATGAAGATCTGATTTATGCCGACAACACCAATGGCGCTAAAAAGTGGGTCTGGGAATTTGGGAACGGCGATAAGTCGACAAAACAGCAAGGTACTTACCGCTTTAATAAGGTTGGGTCTTATGTGGTCAGACTCACCGTTAATGAAAATTTGCGTGAACAGTTTTTCGTTTCGGTAAAAGACAGTGTGGTGCATTCGATAGCACAGGATACCACATTGTTTATTAGTGGTTCTACAAACGGCATTGTGCTTGAAGAGATCCGTTTGGAAGCGAATGGACCTGGTGAAATATTCGAATGGTGGTTTGGTGAAACCGGAAAGGTGGATGCAATCGGTAAATCGGCTTTGTATACCTATACGAAACCTGGTGTTTATCAGGTGCGGCTGCGCTCGGATAAAAGTTCGAAATTTGCTACACACAACATCCGTATTGTTGACCCAGCAGCAGACATTAATCAGCTGGTGACCCCGGGCAAAGGAGCGCAGGATGCTCTTAACGATCTAAAAGAAAAAATTCAGGATATCGCCAATGGAGCCGATTTTAATTCAAAATATAGTTACATCTTATCGAAATACCTCTGTGGGGACGAAAAAGTGAAAGTGAATGTCGAAATGGATGGGCAGAAAAAGCAGATGGATATTTACGCGTATCTGATGGGACTCACTTTTTCAAAAGGAGTTACCATCAATGAAGTCACGGTGGAAAGCGCTTCGACGCCAAACGCCACAAAAGAATGTCCTACTTTAATTAAAGTTAAACAATCAAAATAA
- the tssO gene encoding type VI secretion system TssO yields the protein MIKLSLVERREHFLLLLAAFVLAMTLLGYVLFYSDGPRFAISKEDLALRIRDDQKFEESANLALKYVDSASAQIKRFDPTVQAVFIENDIKKTFSDINALYAQNSFDSRYSIFAQGALFYENYYVDRRELKGNLNDIERISKNLDDCIVNRKQLQQTINMMNSR from the coding sequence ATGATTAAACTAAGCTTAGTCGAACGACGTGAACATTTTTTGCTGCTGCTGGCCGCGTTTGTATTGGCAATGACACTATTAGGATACGTTTTATTTTACAGCGACGGTCCGCGATTTGCCATCTCTAAAGAAGATCTTGCCCTCCGTATACGTGACGATCAAAAGTTTGAGGAATCAGCTAATTTGGCTTTAAAATATGTTGATAGCGCTTCGGCGCAGATCAAAAGATTTGATCCGACCGTACAGGCCGTTTTTATTGAAAATGATATTAAAAAGACCTTCTCGGACATTAATGCTTTGTACGCACAAAATAGCTTCGATAGTCGATATAGTATTTTTGCACAAGGGGCATTGTTTTACGAGAATTATTACGTCGATAGGCGGGAGTTGAAAGGTAATCTCAATGATATCGAGCGCATTTCCAAAAATCTCGACGACTGCATTGTGAACCGGAAACAATTGCAGCAAACGATCAATATGATGAATTCACGCTAA